In Penicillium psychrofluorescens genome assembly, chromosome: 5, a single window of DNA contains:
- a CDS encoding uncharacterized protein (ID:PFLUO_007674-T1.cds;~source:funannotate), protein MAGPIHTYGPTCLLADEAGELSQLHSLPAPPEVRAHFFYVSSLPIDDPLAPLPSAAGQEAGNERAPPQPFAARDNIALEAAWQELRQTRGAGTQNSRPQTAQDARTGITVPGREHVLDSGLIGSRGNSVNTPTSFPEGQSLRSRLERDTSSPKSRAGDDSRELNLGSFASQRKRDRSSSMKDSSPAKRRNSSTPEMDETDDGEEPGPSIHATHSRDASISGSPFARAPVSQRSHSPLGRSVESLSLQDGGHGEIPRSSAAPQLASKPSKLRASLGPDEMDQSSSRDGTESTTPQSMIPVGVSRLHLVELPNLKMKPIYWSPLHDISSVIRATWFYKNTMLPVETDLANKLEEGYEYLKPWTETWQDELNSCMEHGADAEMKIVHRLFSKDDSISRPGTAQDQQSIDSEEAVHMKLNNNQAAGGTAAHSEAIKPYLNSSAIYVDAKNAQILRPSLLPSVSRGRRPLSAIRKGRQIGIPVVRGFSRKLWDKLHPSKANPIDVRHYIRRTQSRDPAAAPGQQICYGCRMEELRPQPTDLVLVIHGIGQKLSERMESYHFTHAINAFRREVNMELNNEPVWPHVREDHGGIMVLPVNWRSTLSLEEANIDSPTSEDLPSNRFSLADITPQTLPAVRSLISDVMLDIPYYLSHHKPKMIMAVIREANRVYRLWCKNNPSFGEHGRVHLVAHSLGSVMALDILSQQPTHVPQFDFSTTPLHTDMFEFDTRHLFLCGSPVGFFLLLNKASLLPRKGRDKPGSEGEDRLRGVAGEADKYGCLAVDNIYNIMHTTDPIAYCLNAAVDTDLSNNLKTASIPSATSTFWQSLGSVFRWSPNSSSAFMPSLPTTTAGPTRPAAIAKLPSNVELETHDFTREEIAEKRMLLLNENGQIDFFLSGGGGALNIQYLNMLSAHSSYWTLGDFVRFFVIEIARKPGREGTLRAFRAEKKVGWKYSKG, encoded by the exons atggcgggtCCGATCCACACCTATGGCCCGACCTGCCTGCTGGCAGACGAGGCGGGCGAGCTCTCCCAGCTGCACTCCCTGCCCGCACCGCCAGAGGTACGCGCGCACTTCTTCTATGTATCATCGCTTCCGATCGATGATCCGCTAGCTCCCTTGCCCTCAGCAGCGGGTCAAGAGGCTGGCAATGAACGCGCGCCGCCTCAGCCCTTCGCTGCTAGGGACAACATCGCGCTCGAGGCGGCTTGGCAGGAGCTTCGTCAGACAAGAGGTGCTGGCACGCAGAACTCTCGGCCCCAGACCGCACAGGACGCACGCACAGGCATTACTGTGCCTGGGAGGGAGCACGTTCTAGACTCCGGTTTGATAGGGAGTCGAGGGAATTCCGTGAACACGCCAACATCCTTCCCAGAGGGCCAATCTCTAAGAAGTCGACTCGAGCGCGACACGAGCAGTCCAAAATCTCGTGCGGGCGATGACTCGCGGGAACTCAATCTAGGCAGCTTCGCTTCTCAGCGCAAACGGGACCGATCCTCCTCCATGAAGGACTCTAGCCCGGCCAAGAGGAGAAACAGCTCCACGCCAGAGATGGACGAGACCgacgatggagaagagcCTGGGCCAAGTATTCACGCCACACATTCTCGGGATGCCAGTATCAGTGGCTCGCCGTTCGCAAGGGCGCCCGTTTCCCAACGGAGCCACAGTCCTCTCGGTCGGTCGGTTGAATCGCTCTCATTACAGGACGGGGGCCATGGAGAAATCCCCAGAAGCAGCGCCGCGCCTCAACTCGCTTCAAAGCCCTCGAAGCTGAGAGCAAGCCTTGGCCCAGATGAAATGGATCAAAGTTCGTCGAGAGATGGAACGGAGTCGACGACTCCTCAATCGATGATTCCGGTGGGCGTCTCTCGGCTTCACTTGGTCGAGCTTCCAAACTTGAAA ATGAAACCCATTTACTGGAGTCCCCTTCACGATATCTCAAGCGTGATTCGCGCTACATGGTTCTACAAGAACACCATGTTGCCCGTGGAGACCGATCTGGCGAACAAGCTCGAAGAAGGATACGAGTACTTGAAGCCATGGACTGAAACATGGCAGGACGAACTGAACAGCTGCATGGAGCACGGTGCTGATGCAGAGATGAAAATCGTACACCGGTTGTTCTCGAAAGATGATTCCATTAGTCGGCCTGGAACCGCCCAAGATCAACAAAGCATTGATTCGGAGGAAGCTGTCCATATGAAActcaataataatcaagCGGCCGGGGGAACAGCTGCGCATTCGGAAGCCATCAAACCCTACCTCAACTCCAGTGCGATCTATGTGGATGCAAAGAATGCCCAAATCTTGAGACCCAGTTTACTTCCATCCGTCTCAAGGGGACGACGCCCGCTCAGCGCGATTCGGAAAGGTCGACAGATTGGCATCCCAGTAGTTCGCGGGTTCAGTCGCAAACTATGGGACAAGCTGCATCCATCCAAGGCCAACCCCATCGATGTGAGGCACTACATTCGACGCACGCAATCACGAGACCCGGCTGCAGCGCCGGGCCAACAAATCTGCTACGGTTGCCGAatggaggagctgcggcCACAACCGACagatctcgtcctcgtcattcATGGCATCGGGCAAAAGCTCTCTGAACGAATGGAAAGCTATCACTTCACCCACGCGATTAACGCGTTCCGTCGCGAGGTCAACATGGAACTGAACAACGAGCCTGTCTGGCCTCATGTCCGCGAGGATCACGGTGGGATCATGGTTCTCCCGGTGAACTGGCGATCAACGCTCTCCTTGGAAGAAGCCAACATCGACTCTCCTACTTCGGAGGACCTGCCGTCTAATCGGTTCTCCCTCGCGGACATTACGCCGCAAACACTCCCCGCTGTGCGATCTCTCATCAGCGATGTGATGCTTGATATCCCTTACTACCTATCTCACCACAAACCCAAGATGATAATGGCAGTCATTCGAGAAGCGAACCGCGTGTATCGTCTCTGGTGCAAGAATAACCCCAGCTTTGGGGAACATGGCCGCGTGCATCTTGTGGCCCACTCTCTTGGGAGTGTCATGGCGCTCGACATTCTGAGCCAGCAGCCAACACACGTGCCCCAGTTTGATTTTTCCACGACACCATTGCATACCGATATGTTCGAGTTTGATACGAGACATCTCTTCCTCTGTGGAAGCCCTGTCGGGTTTTTCCTTTTGCTGAATAAAG CGAGTCTTCTCCCtcgaaaaggccgagacAAACCAGGCAGCGAAGGCGAGGATCGTCTGCGCGGCGTCGCCGGTGAGGCTGACAAGTACGGCTGTCTGGCTGTGGACAACATCTACAACATCATGCACACAACAGACC CAATCGCCTACTGCCTAAACGCAGCGGTAGACACCGATCTCTCGAACAACCTCAAAACAGCCTCAATCCCCAGCGCAACCTCCACATTCTGGCAATCCCTCGGCAGCGTCTTCCGATGGAGTCCCAATTCATCCTCGGCATTTATgccctccctcccaaccactACCGCAGGACCAACCCGTCCGGCAGCAATCGCCAAACTCCCCTCGAACGTCGAGCTCGAAACGCATGACTTCACCCGCGAAGAAATCGCCGAGAAGCGCATGCTTCTGCTCAACGAGAACGGCCAAattgacttcttcctctcggGCGGTGGGGGAGCTCTCAATATCCAGTATCTGAATATGTTGAGCGCGCATAGTAGTTACTGGACGCTGGGGGATTTCGTGAGATTCTTTGTCATTGAGATTGCGAGGAAGCCCGGGAGGGAGGGGACGTTGAGGGCTTTTcgggcggagaagaaagtggGTTGGAAGTATTCTAAGGGATAG
- a CDS encoding uncharacterized protein (ID:PFLUO_007675-T1.cds;~source:funannotate), with the protein MEPIYEEEHSNPFELEQPDYLDSPVKAKPVKSPLISPDFHRMSENAQRIYLMMGADICRECYKGNPYLNSDGSPSLSPSGSSGNMTSTDSRSSGEQSCSVECWPFPMDGVHKELLPQKLSIPIKEGHQRHPALEKNEVGNPVRSRVASLDFDHSFRQQASPTRVLETIKEVVATDKVDRIADGLRVPETTHKKLFGEKGWLEDTGKPKGLRPMKSTSKRLKSLGNKIKQQIGELAEDVSRSHPGSFNSNSTTIIRKTTVPISLDLGTQAKLYSELEYMICSAANAFLLEQYYDRRISKESIKRIRSFWGSKNRPQVTEFHFDQTTQRELILYNIRTLRFHGECAVNPVLLHSNLRNWKAIATEMSVRTFCLPDSAIRKHLHDIQQLLEMLNATVPTLQAFHRIQLFAHEEIIERLKKAHSRHAVSFSL; encoded by the exons atggaACCGATCTATGAGGAAGAACACTCCAACCCCTTCGAGCTCGAGCAGCCCGACTATCTGGACAGCCCAGTCAAGGCCAAGCCTGTCAAGTCCCCTTTGATCTCGCCGGACTTCCACCGGATGAGCGAGAACGCCCAGCGGATTTATCTCATGATGGGTGCAGA TATCTGCCGAGAGTGTTACAAGGGCAATCCCTATCTGAACTCGGATGGTAGCCCCAGCCTGTCCCCCTCGGGCTCCTCGGGCAATATGACTTCCACTGACTCGCGCTCGAGTGGTGAGCAAAGTTGCTCTGTTGAGTGCTGGCCTTTCCCGATGGATGGTGTCCACAAGGAACTCCTCCCGCAGAAGTTGAGCATCCCAATCAAGGAGGGCCATCAGCGTCACCCGGCTCTTGAGAAGAATGAAGTCGGTAACCCTGTCCGCAGCCGTGTGGCTTCGTTGGACTTCGACCATTCTTTCCGCCAGCAGGCTTCTCCGACCCGTGTTCTGGAGACTATCAAGGAGGTTGTCGCGACGGACAAGGTGGACAGGATTGCAGACGGGCTGCGTGTTCCCGAGACGACTCACAAGAAGCTATTCGGCGAGAAGGGCTGGCTGGAAGACACTGGAAAGCCAAAGGGTCTGCGTCCCATGAAGAGCACGTCCAAGCGGCTGAAGAGTCTGGGAAACAAGATCAAGCAGCAGATCGGCGAACTG GCGGAGGATGTCTCGCGCAGTCACCCGGGATCGTTCAACAGTAACTCCACTACCATCATCCGAAAGACCACAgtccccatctccctcgacctcggcaCTCAGGCCAAGTTGTACTCCGAGCTCGAGTACATGATCTGCTCGGCGGCCAACGCCTTCCTTCTCGAGCAGTACTACGACCGTCGCATCTCCAAGGAATCCATCAAGCGCATCCGGAGCTTCTGGGGCTCGAAGAATCGTCCTCAGGTGACCGAATTCCACTTCGACCAGACCACCCAGCGCGAGCTCATCCTGTACAACATCCGCACCCTCCGGTTCCACGGCGAGTGCGCTGTCAACCCGGTCCTGCTGCATTCGAACCTGCGCAACTGGAAGGCGATTGCCACGGAGATGAGTGTTCGGACTTTTTGTTTGCCGGACAGTGCCATTCGCAAACACCTGCATGATATCCAGCAGCTACTGGAGATGCTGAATGCGACCGTGCCGACTCTGCAGGCGTTTCATCGGATCCAGCTGTTTGCTCATGAGGAGATCATTGAGCGACTGAAGAAGGCTCATTCCCGGCATGCGGTCAGCTTTTCGCTGTGA